gtaaatgtaggcatttcaataaataatttaggagacttgtgtgtgcatttcaataccaaattaagaactacgtaggctacctgttgtactataaacggtacctcaagcagcacttaacagtaaatagtctaacaggacaatgactgactgaaacgaagatgctgcgccgctacaataaaggttcacactgtcattctgcatgtttagaaggcgctgattggctgaaactgtttatagcgaattgtcttaaattggtagtgccgtatagcgatcagaaacgaaaagacacatttaggcatgctggacagtagtttgtttttctacaatacaaattcagtacgacaccagggtctccaaacacacaaatatgaagcttattacgttttacagtgaaactctttacatacacaatataattagggacgtgtgccccctgcccgtctacggcggcccaatcttccctcgacagctcgattcgctctCTATCCGTCcatgctgaaaatattgttaaatggaggaattgaaaaaaaaacctttcacaagtggaagatcgacgacgcgaaccgctggtgtttttactgagagacagttgcgataccattgagccacctaatcgggataattaacgagcttcgcgcaactgaactactactactgttcttactgcggcggatgtggaaatatgttgtttgacatatacacgttaaattggtttaattgacacgagagtatcattgttgtattctcctaatgaagacaaaaacatttatagatgtatactatatgacatacggttttgaacaaaattaagcgttccataaaaaggttgcacgatttacctaatctttttatatatatataaagttgatatatgacaatatatctttgacactatgtatcagacaaaggaaatcacagcaaaccacaagaacaataattacttctcagcaactacctgaattgtagtttaactatattaagtgaagtgtgtaatgtcaatacgaattacaaaatataactagagagttaagtgtcagatagactctcaaaatatagaggtcaatgcctttgagggtgctgaggcttcacaaagattcagtaaccagtgaccatgtctgctcgagacttcgaagccctatcatgatccaatctcagtactacgcatgtctgaggcttcagagctccgtcatgatctcagtactacacatgtctgaggcttcagagctccgtcttgagctcagtactacgcatgtctgaggcttcgaagcaccgttcgaagcccgtcatgacgcaatctaagtactacgcatgtctgaggcttcgaatctgctcgacgcttcgaagcctcagttaacccagtgcgcatgtctgagactTCGGAGCCACGTCATGAGCAcggtactacgcatgtctgaggcttcaaatccctgtttgaagcccgtcatgacgcaatctcagtagtactacgcatgtctgaggcttcaaatccccgttcgaagcccgtcatgacgcaatctcagtagtactacgcatgtctgaggcttcgaatctgctcgaggcttcgaagcctcagttaacctagtGCGCACGTCTGAAGATTCGATGTCCCGTCACAATCTCAGTActcagcatgtctgaggcttcgacgcccatcaggatgcaatctcagtactacgcatgtctgctcagtgcttcgaaCCGCAATGCATGGGGGCGGGACATTTCCACTCCTCATGTCAGCTTACTGATTTGACCTGAGAGttaggaagttatattaattacatttcactgcatattccaccaccaggttacaaaatttcaacagagttgtgattggtgaaacaaatctttctggatcatcaactcaactgaaattattgtgcagtacattacttagtgtcaaaatataaaatgacaaattttgcatattaaaatgctgactattagaatgcataagaacagctgtactaatatggttcaaaacacttccttcaccataatactctggctgttctcataaatattccagtctctgtgctgcactgcctcacttctatagtgaacagtgttatgcgtgtattcactgaatatagaaatcaacatacatatatatatatatatatatatatatatatatatatatatatatatatatatatatatttgcagctggagatccacaaagggagaaaaaatgtatcatgtatcataaagtagtttttattcctgagctttcaacccctgccaggggtcttcatcagaggacaatgcttagacttacaagaatcaaaggcaatatatagcaaaacattacgtggagggggggGTGGCGaaatcagtgtgatgggggggggggtattgagtgtacagtttatttattatgaacatgttcttcttaactttgcatatgctggatttacttccaagtgtctgttgatggcgttctcatttgatagccaagattcggccagctctctgccactttcagtactggccttaaatttgacttgtacattgtcccagttaaatgtatgtcctgttgatttagtatgcgtgtagatcaatgaaagtgagtcctttcttctgacggcgttgcgatgttcctgtatatgtgttgcgattctttttgaagtttgtcctatgtatactgctgagcaagaactgcgtggaatactataaactgcgtttcgtgtttctgctatcgatttcttgtttttagcattaaagaggactgtgcgcagattgtttgtgggtttgtgtgctattctgacgcctgacttggccaggatgcgcgctgtaccttcagacaccttgtggtgataagggagtgagtgccaggtggggtgggggatctgattcagttcaattgtttgctgagttttttggcgtcttctgtttAAGCTCTGAGTAATGAATGTTTTGAGTATCCATTTGAAGtaaaaagatggaagagatagcgtctctcattcatttttgtttccttcgtattacagtgggtgtggactcttctgaatagagttttaacacagctccgtttaaaagataccgggtggttgctggtgaagtgtaatatcttgtttgatattctatatgttctatttactgtgttatatgttgtttttatactgtttgctacgatatcactgtttctgtcccttctcataaatattccttttcttcctcaggttcattattactgctataattactgcattaatgttcaatatgtctgtcagtcagtcagtcattgtccaacctgctatatctaaacacagggtcatgggggtctgctggagccaatcccagccagcacagagcacaaggcaggaacaaatcccgggcagcatgccagcccaccgcaggacacacacatacaccaagcacacactagggacatgttaggatctccaatgcacctaacctgcatgtctttggactgtgggaagaaaccggagcacccgaaggaaacccacgcaaacacggggaaaacatgcaaacaccacgcagggaggagccgggaaattaacccgggtctccttactgtgaggcagcagtgtgatgaagatgtatctaatgaaaatatgtgtcttgtttcaggtgtatgatgaaatggtagatctagctaacgtagagggtttcattagttgtattagctatattatgttaataatatcaataggtaaactgcaggtcttgtactttgaacGTTAGGTGATGTACGTGTATCAAGTCTAATTTGCGCATGCTTCGAGAtacatgattagtatgggctgctcttacggtaaacaagaataaatgtttctggcaaagacagatttttttggaaattactataaatatggacagctgcctgctctttgtttccagtgcattagtaGATCTCGTAGATCTTCATGTCGGCGTCTGTATCAATCGATGAAGAGTCTACAGGGTtgtcattaacaaggctaacatggggtgaagtaattgacagtgctgataaaagtaacacacgacatatctcactgacatttggctttacctccccttcatcatctcacgtgcacttttaaacaagcttcaaggtgtcgttttgaaacatttgtgcgttaaaagctcagcgtctcatttccaatgcacgtgatgatgtggatgtgtagcgCCAGTTCGTATCAGTATATCAGTGACACCTGGAGCTTATACCTGTGAATGTCACAGTGTCCAAAACACTCACCTGATCCCAATTCAGTCTAATACGCACCTAAACAACTTAAAAGTAGTAATGCATGCGTCTAAGTTTGAAGGTTATTTTTTGGAGACGAGTGAGGTGATAGATATAGACATACCGATAATACGACTAATCTACTTTGCGATTACATTTGGAATATACGATAGAAGGTTCACGTAAGAGGTCTCGATCTCTGGTGTGGAGTTACTTTGATCTAGTATCTCCCTCAAAGGTAAAATGCATAATTTGCGAAAAGCAACTTGCATTTAACGGTAACACGTCTTCAATGCTTCGCCACTTGAGGTCGACGCATCCTGGCATTACAGAGGAGTAGGACAATCCCGCTGTATCTGCTCACACTGGAACTTCTaagcaggcccggccttaggcataggcgaagtaggcgaccgcctagggctcCGGTGTCCGGGGGGCCCCagatcgacggcggccaggcccccggcccgcccctcccctcgcatgtttaacagttcaaactggctaaattgtagcagctaactactccgggcgaaaaagggacgcagggtgatgacctcgtaacgttacaagaaaacgtctccttggtctaattttcacgcatttcgcagagcttccagggggcccctggacccccctttcgcctagggccctgtaatacctaagaccgggcctgttcTAAGAAAGgtgtaacaaatttttattctTATAGTATTACACATATTTTAGCAATTCTGAACCAGCACTGATGAAAGTTTGTCTGGAGTGTGAGGTCTGCTGCGGGTGCACACCGTTTGCTTGCTGCAATaagcttgttttctgttttttgttttcgtTTTTTAGGCAGACAAGAGGAACTGGATGAGGCTTTGGTTGACATGGTCGTAAAAGATTTGCAGCCCTTTTCTATTGTCGAAGATAAAGGCTTCCAAGGCTTTTGTTAACAAACTGGATCCCAGCTACATCCTCCCAACCAGAAAGGCACTAAAAGCCATGGTTCAGGCCAAGTACTGTGCAGCCAAAGAGAAGGCAATGGCTGAGGTAAAGCAGGCTGCTTATGTCAGCCTGACCTCCGATATGTGGACTTCAATAAATATGGATGGCTATCTGGGTGTCACGTGCCATTATGTCACAGCTGAAGCCAAACTGGCCACAGTTCTCCTTTGTGTCAGCCAGTTTCCCCAGACACACACTGCTGCTCACATCACGGAGTCCATGAGTGTGCTAATGACGGACTGGGGAATCAGTGGCAAGATACACTGCATGGTGACTGACAATGCAGCCAATCTTGTTGCCACTGCCCAGCTGCTGAAAGTTCGTCATGTGCCATGCTTTGCCCAAACCCTGAATCTGGTAGTAAAGAAGGCAATTGACCAGACCCCCAAGCTCCAGGAAATTCgtcaaaaagcaaagaaaattgtgtctttgtttagGTCAAGTTGCAATGCTAAGGAAAAACTATCGGAGATGAAGCAGCTAATGGGCAGGCCAGTGCAGAAGGTGGTTCAAGAAGTGGACACCAGATGGAACAGCACTTACGACATGCTGCAGCGTCTGTATGACCAACGTGAGGCAGTTGGTGCTGCCCTCTCTAATTTAAATACAGAGGTTGTTCCCTTAACAAGTGGGGAGTATGATATTATTAATGAATGCCTTACCCTCCTCCTTCCACTAAAACATGTAACAACTGAGATGTCTGCAGAGAAAACGGTGTCTGCATCAAAAATGATCCCACTATATCGCATGTTGCAACACAACATCTCGGAGAAGAGTACCAAGGTGACCAGGGAGGAGTCCATACAATTAGGTAGGCTGCGATgatccaaaaacatttttgtacaatgAATAGTTGTGTCCCTTTAACAttgattattgctattttctgtCTTAGGTGTGCATCTGCAGGAAAGCTTATGCTCCAGATTCCATACACTGGAATCCATCCGGGTTTTGGTCTTGGCTACGCTGCTGGACCCAAGATTCAAAACTATTGGCTTTGGCAATCCAGACCatgtcagagaggctgagagacaactCACCTTGGAATGCGCATCCCTAATGCGGTCCTCGCCAGACTCTGTGCACGTGACACCCCAAGGTGatttttgtatggaatgtttatttttggtatttgatttAATGTGTACTGTGAATAAAACCATGTACTCTTTGACTCTTTCAAACAGAGCCACAGCCTTCAACATCAGCCCTGGCCCCATTCTTGGAAGTAGCATGTCCCACAGACCATCTATGGCAACTTTTGGACTTGCGTGTTTCCGAGGCTCAAAGAGTCCACAGTGCCACTGCAGATGCCACTGTGGAGGTGAAGAGATATTTAACAGATGCCTATCTTGGTAGACAAGAAGATCCACTCCTGTATTGAAAAGAGAGAAtaactgtttagatagatagatagatggatagatggatagatggatagatggatactttattaatcccaatgggaaattcacattcttcagcagcagcatatcaGCTTGCCATCAAATATCTTTGTCTGCCAGCAACGTCTGTTCCCAGTGAACGCATTTTTTCAAAGGCTGGGGAAGTCCTCTGCAAAAAAAGGAGTCGCCTGAAGCCCAGCACAGCAGAGCAGATCATTTTTCTGAAGAAAAATGTCTAAAACCACTGCACTCATCAACTTTATTGAAAGCTTCCCAGGTCAAAGTTCTTGAGTGTCCACATCCCAGTGATACTTGAAATGGTTGTGTTGACAGAAATTTGAATGTATTTGGCTACCTTGGACTTTGGAAGGAGTACTTGGTTTAACTGCAGTTCTAGTTCTACACTTTTTTCTTGGATTTGTATGACTATATCACTCCAGTTTTTATGGAGGTGTAAgtgtgtttttgggttttttcCCTCTATAAAGGTGAGTTACATCAAGATGTCAAAATGTTACTTAAAAAGTATTAAGTATCAGAGTGCAATGGAACTGTTTTAACTTAACTCAAAAATTTTGACCCTCATACCATGAGTTCACTTCAGAAAccttgtcaattttttttatgcAGCTTTATAGTCTGCACTGATTTAGAGTAATTATTTACTTAAATTTAACTTGTAAAATTGCTATAGTTACTGTTAATATTCAGAATTAAGGGCAATTTTGTTGCTTTCAATTTTTTTGCAGGACTACCAAAAACTACAATGCATTTTGGATGAGTTTTGAGAAGTGATTTAGGCCTAACAAATGTCTCAAGATCACCACTCTGTCAAAAACCACTGACGAGGCGGACACCTTGGAAATTTAAGAGGCAAGTGTTTCTGTactgtttctgttctgtttttttttttttttttttttttttttttttggctgtataACAAGTAAACCTGTACCACTTTGGGGAAAATGCAGTGAGGTAGTATTAAATGTAAgatataaattgcattttgtgtt
This genomic interval from Erpetoichthys calabaricus chromosome 10, fErpCal1.3, whole genome shotgun sequence contains the following:
- the LOC127529382 gene encoding zinc finger BED domain-containing protein 4-like, whose amino-acid sequence is MVQAKYCAAKEKAMAEVKQAAYVSLTSDMWTSINMDGYLGVTCHYVTAEAKLATVLLCVSQFPQTHTAAHITESMSVLMTDWGISGKIHCMVTDNAANLVATAQLLKVRHVPCFAQTLNLVVKKAIDQTPKLQEIRQKAKKIVSLFRSSCNAKEKLSEMKQLMGRPVQKVVQEVDTRWNSTYDMLQRLYDQREAVGAALSNLNTEVVPLTSGEYDIINECLTLLLPLKHVTTEMSAEKTVSASKMIPLYRMLQHNISEKSTKVTREESIQLGRLR